The following proteins are encoded in a genomic region of Arachis stenosperma cultivar V10309 chromosome 4, arast.V10309.gnm1.PFL2, whole genome shotgun sequence:
- the LOC130974641 gene encoding uncharacterized protein LOC130974641: MADVPPPTPSELLRMVTELQQANQQMVEENRRMQDQIAQLVNARLEHNNDHHNREENHERRSIPTHVSETPQGEEEEAHQTEEAQPEAEEEERDNSAGPFTADIMNFQLPRQFTLPTTLTPYDGLGDPKQHIKKFRSIMIVNGASNPILCRCFPSFLDGPALDWFCSLPTDSISRFQELAKQFEDHFAASAIYLHDSDYLTTIKQGPQESLKDYITRFTKVAMRIPDLHPEVHLHAIKSGLRPGKFQETIAVSKPKTLAEFREKAKGQIDVEELRQARKTERSTAAKDDDKPRDNKKTFKPVPRYESYTAFNTKRDDIIKEILNSKLIKPPHKAGTYPESKTVDKSKFCTFHQKHGHTTDECVIAKDLLERLARQGHLDKFIAGRMQKNITSAFDPSTASPSSKEKDKI; the protein is encoded by the exons ATGGCTGATGTTCCCCCGCCTACCCCATCCGAGCTCCTGCGGATGGTGACCGAGCTTCAGCAAGCAAATCAACAAATGGTGGAGGAAAATCGAAGAATGCAAGATCAAATTGCGCAATTAGTTAATGCTCGTCTGGAGCACAACAATGATCACCATAACCGGGAAGAAAATCATGAACGTCGATCAATACCGACTCATGTTTCTGAAACACCACAAGGGGAAGAAGAGGAGGCCCACCAAACAGAAGAGGCCCAGCCAGAAGCTGAGGAAGAAGAACGCGACAATTCTGCCGGCCCATTTACGGCCGACATTATGAATTTCCAACTTCCCAGGCAGTTCACCCTGCCGACAACTCTGACCCCGTACGATGGATTAGGAGATCCAAAGcaacatattaaaaaattcCGATCTATTATGATTGTTAACGGTGCATCTAATCCTATACTATGTCGTTGTTTCCCATCATTTTTAGATGGTCCTGCACTTGACTGGTTTTGCTCTTTGCCTACAGATTCGATATCGCGTTTTCAGGAATTGGCAAAGCAATTCGAAGATCACTTTGCGGCCTCTGCTATATACCTGCACGATTCCGACTACCTGACGACCATAAAACAGGGCCCACAAGAGAGCTTGAAGGACTATATAACTCGTTTCACAAAGGTCGCCATGAGGATTCCCGATCTTCATCCTGAAGTCCATCTACACGCAATCAAGAGCGGCCTTCGTCCGGGCAAATTTCAGGAGACCATAGCTGTGAGCAAACCGAAAACTTTGGCAGAATTCCGTGAAAAGGCAAAGGGGCAGATAGATGTCGAAGAGCTTCGGCAAGCCCGCAAAACAGAAAGGTCAACTGCTGCCAAGGATGATGATAAACCTCGGGATAACAAAAAAACCTTCAAACCCGTTCCTCGGTATGAGTCATACACAGCCTTCAACACAAAGCGGGATGACATTATCAAGGAAATACTTAACTCCAAATTAATCAAACCCCCTCATAAAGCCGGCACCTACCCAGAATCCAAAACTGTGGATAAATCCAAATTCTGTACCTTTCATCAAAAGCACGGTCACACAACCGATGAATGTGTGATAGCCAAAGACCTCCTGGAACGTCTCGCAAGACAAGGTCACCTTGACAAGTTTATCGCAGGAAGAATGCAGAAGAATATTACCTCGGCTTTCGACCCCTCCACAGCAAGCCCATCCTCGAAGGAAAAGGATAAG atTTGA
- the LOC130974642 gene encoding protein FAR1-RELATED SEQUENCE 5-like yields MHAKCVIEDNDEAGIRPNKTFLALSNEAGGPSNLGFSEKDLRNYITARLRSSNVNADVREMMSYFRRMKDINPNFFYAVKLDDECKFKSAIWVDARCRASYEYYGDVVSVDSTYSTNRHGLPFVSFVGVKCMGTAPKCIITDQCRSLYRAIKNTLPDTRHWWCIWHIMNKLPSKLGGYRRYGALYGDLNDIVWNSRTEESFEDDWADFIDEYNLHNNTWLSVLYDDRRMWVPIYFKGEFWAGMRSTQRSESMHAFYGGYLHSKTSLVQFVHEYDNVLGVKEQRELEDDAADSRGVIPCATTSPIEKQFQQEYTTSIFRDVQIEFVRKDNCRVSAVDEQGPVVCVKVEEEKLLNDTILCVPYDVHFDRSTHELRCECNLFESSGVLCCHCLEVFHSYKVYKVPSCYILPRWSKKIKRKHTYVKSSHDVSRSDESHVAFRELCAHFYNVAQEFLGDDEETALLHVALEETRTKLATHRAKKRSESMAETQTNIGSQSSNDVGVDDIQGPSKVTTKGRPKSKRLGSALEKSIKNSRRRKQKNSHPVVRPHTFQDINHCDVSSLDVPKQDGGFMIHVSFKVLRQLLQSIQFNKVVSDFYTLDYIVFRLDVHFSKLLDVQISYIGGWKKNVMESSLSNVKNNKALSMSTVSKLSITK; encoded by the exons ATGCATGCGAAGTGCGTGATCGAGGATAATGATGAGGCTGGGATTCGACCAAACAAGACATTCCTTGCTTTGTCAAATGAGGCTGGTGGCCCCTCTAACTTGGGATTCTCAGAGAAGGATTTAAGAAACTATATAACAGCAAGGCTCCGAAGTAGCAACGTTAATGCGGATGTCAGGGAGATGATGAGCTACTTTAGGAGAATGAAGGACATCAATCCGAACTTCTTTTACGCGGTGAAGTTGGACGATGAGTGTAAATTTAAGAGTGCAATATGGGTTGATGCAAGGTGTAGGGCGTCGTATGAATACTATGGAGACGTCGTGTCAGTTGATAGCACGTACAGTACAAATAG GCATGGATTACCGTTTGTGTCGTTCGTTGGG GTGAAGTGCATGGGAACTGCTCCAAAGTGTATCATAACCGATCAATGTCGATCCCTTTACCGTGCGATCAAAAATACTTTACCCGACACACGCCACTGGTGGTGCATTTGGCATATTATGAATAAGCTACCTTCGAAGCTTGGGGGTTACCGCCGGTACGGAGCTTTGTATGGTGACCTAAACGacattgtgtggaactctcggACGGAGGAGTCATTTGAAGATGATTGGGCTGATTTTATAGATGAGTACAACTTACATAACAACACATGGCTGTCAG TTCTGTATGATGACCGACGCATGTGGGTCCCAATATACTTCAAGGGTGAATTTTGGGCAGGAATGCGGAGTACGCAGAGGAGTGAGAGCATGCACGCATTCTACGGTGGATACTTACACAGTAAAACTAGCTTGGTCCAATTTGTTCATGAATATGACAATGTGCTTGGAGTCAAGGAGCAGAGGGAACTGGAGGATGATGCTGCAGACTCGAGGGGGGTTATCCCTTGTGCAACTACCTCGCCTATAGAGAAACAGTTTCAGCAAGAGTATACCACGAGCATTTTTAGGGATGTTCAAATTGAGTTTGTGAGGAAGGATAACTGCAGAGTTTCTGCAGTTGATGAACAGGGTCCAGTGGTCTGCGTGAAGGTGGAAGAGGAGAAACTACTCAACGATACTATTCTATGCGTTCCGTATGATGTTCACTTTGACCGTTCCACACATGAGCTTCGTTGTGAATGCAATCTTTTTGAGAGTTCAGGTGTGTTATGCTGTCACTGCCTTGAAGTTTTCCATTCGTATAAAGTGTACAAAGTACCGTCCTGTTATATTCTTCCTCGATGGAGCAAGAAGATAAAGCGCAAGCATACGTATGTCAAAAGTAGCCATGATGTCAGTCGGTCAGATGAGAGTCATGTTGCATTTAGGGAACTGTGTGCACACTTCTATAATGTTGCTCAAGAGTTCCTCGGTGATGATGAAGAAACAGCATTGCTGCATGTTGCTTTGGAAGAAACAAGGACCAAGTTGGCTACGCACCGTGCCAAAAAGAGGTCCGAGAGCATGGCAGAGACTCAGACCAACATTGGCTCTCAGAGTTCGAATGATGTCGGTGTTGATGACATCCAAGGCCCATCGAAGGTCACCACAAAGGGCAGGCCAAAGAGTAAGAGGCTTGGCTCTGCCCTTGAGAAGTCCATCAAGAATTCAAGACGGAGAAAACAAAAGAATTCACATCCG GTGGTTCGTCCGCACACATTTCAAGATATAAACCATTGTGATGTTTCTAGCCTGGATGTTCCCAAACAAGACGGTGGTTTCAT GATTCATGTTAGTTTCAAGGTTCTAAGGCAGCTGTTGCAAAG TATACAGTTTAATAAAGTTGTTTCTGATTTCTACACGCTTGACTATATAGTTTTTCG ACTGGATGTTCATTTTAGTAAGTTATTGGATGTTCAGATTAGCTATATTGGCGGATG GAAAAAAAATGTCATGGAATCAAGTCTTTCTAATGTGAAAAATAACAAAGCACTAAGCATGTCAACAGTAAGTAAACTCAGTATAACAAAGTAG
- the LOC130977066 gene encoding stilbene synthase 3-like: protein MVAVNDIRKIQQRAEGPATVLAIGTANPPNCVDQSTYADYYFRVTNSEHMTDLKKKFQRICERTMIKNRHMYLTEEILKENPNMCAYKAPSLDAREDMMIREVPRVGKEAATKAIKEWGQPMSKITHLIFCTTSGVALPGVDYELIVLLGLDPCVKRYMMYHQGCFAGGTVLRLAKDLAENNKDARVLIVCSENTAVTFRGPSETDMDSLVGQALFADGAAAIIIGSDPVPEVEKPIFELVSTDQKLVPGSHGAIGGLLREVGLTFYLNKSVPDIISQNINEALSKAFDPLGISDYNSIFWIAHPGGRAILDQVEQKVNLKPEKMKTTRDVLSNYGNMSSACVFFIMDLMRKKSLERGLKTTGEGLDWGVLFGFGPGLTIETVVLRSVAI, encoded by the exons ATGGTGGCTGTGAATGACATCCGCAAGATTCAACAAAGGGCAGAAGGCCCAGCAACCGTGTTGGCGATTGGTACAGCAAATCCACCAAATTGTGTTGATCAGAGTACATATGCAGATTATTATTTCAGAGTAACCAATAGCGAACACATGACCGACTTAAAGAAAAAATTCCAACGTATTT GTGAGAGGACAATGATCAAGAACAGACATATGTACTTAACAgaagaaatattaaaagaaaacccCAACATGTGTGCATACAAGGCACCATCGTTGGATGCAAGGGAAGACATGATGATCAGGGAGGTACCAAGGGTTGGAAAAGAGGCTGCAACCAAGGCCATCAAGGAATGGGGCCAGCCAATGTCTAAGATCACGCATTTGATCTTCTGTACCACCAGCGGTGTTGCGTTGCCTGGCGTTGATTACGAACTCATCGTACTCTTAGGCCTCGACCCATGCGTCAAGAGGTACATGATGTACCACCAAGGTTGCTTTGCTGGTGGCACTGTCCTTCGCTTGGCTAAGGACTTGGCTGAAAACAACAAGGATGCTCGTGTGCTTATCGTTTGTTCCGAGAATACTGCAGTCACTTTCCGTGGTCCTAGTGAGACAGACATGGATAGTCTTGTAGGGCAAGCATTATTTGCGGATGGAGCTGCTGCGATTATCATTGGTTCTGATCCTGTGCCAGAGGTTGAGAAGCCTATCTTTGAGCTTGTTTCGACCGATCAAAAACTTGTCCCTGGCAGCCATGGAGCCATCGGCGGCCTCCTTCGTGAAGTTGGGCTTACATTCTATCTTAACAAGAGTGTTCCTGATATTATTTCGCAGAACATCAACGAAGCACTGAGTAAAGCTTTTGATCCGTTGGGTATATCTGATTATAACTCAATATTTTGGATTGCACACCCTGGTGGACGTGCAATTCTGGACCAAGTTGAGCAGAAGGTGAATTTGAAGCCAGAGAAAATGAAAACCACTAGAGATGTGCTTAGTAATTATGGTAATATGTCAAGTGCATGTGTATTCTTCATTATGGATTTGATGAGGAAGAAGTCCCTTGAAAGAGGACTTAAAACCACCGGAGAAGGACTTGATTGGGGTGTGCTTTTTGGATTTGGTCCTGGACTTACTATTGAAACCGTTGTTCTCCGCAGCGTGGCCATATGA